A genomic window from Glaciihabitans sp. INWT7 includes:
- a CDS encoding extracellular solute-binding protein: MQRRTVIAATVLAGALALTACSSGAGTTSTTGKGAITIWYSNNEQEVAWGKQMVAAWNADHPKEQVKGQEIPAGKSSEEVIGAAIAAGNAPCLIYNTAPSAVGQFEKQGGLVDISKISDGASYIEARSGKVADQYKNTSGDYFQMPWKSNPVVIFYNKDMFAKAGLDPENPKLSTYADFIDTSKKLVAAGVSKVAIQPAPTSEFFQSQFDFYPLYAAATGGKQIVADNKATFATQDGFDVADFWQTMYKDKLSSPEQYTGDSFASGNSAMAIVGPWAVSVYKDVNWGSVPVPTKDGIAADKTWTFSDAKNIGLYSACKNQGTAWDVLKFSTSKAQDQKLLEITGQMPLRSDLQTTYADYFAKNPAYQAFGDQASRTVEVPPGPNTVEMLRTFRDAWTKTVVTGDGDVKSALKDAASKIDTIAKQK; the protein is encoded by the coding sequence GTGCAAAGAAGAACAGTTATCGCCGCCACGGTGCTCGCCGGCGCGCTCGCCCTCACGGCCTGCAGCAGCGGCGCCGGAACCACCTCGACCACCGGCAAGGGTGCGATCACGATCTGGTACTCGAACAACGAGCAGGAGGTGGCCTGGGGCAAGCAGATGGTCGCTGCCTGGAACGCCGACCACCCGAAGGAGCAGGTCAAGGGCCAGGAGATCCCGGCCGGAAAGAGCAGCGAAGAGGTGATCGGTGCCGCCATCGCGGCGGGCAATGCTCCCTGCCTCATCTACAACACTGCCCCCTCCGCTGTCGGCCAATTCGAGAAGCAGGGCGGTCTCGTCGACATCTCCAAGATCTCGGATGGCGCGTCCTACATCGAAGCTCGCAGCGGCAAGGTCGCCGACCAGTACAAGAACACCTCCGGTGACTACTTCCAGATGCCGTGGAAGTCGAACCCCGTCGTGATCTTCTACAACAAGGACATGTTCGCCAAGGCGGGACTCGACCCTGAGAACCCGAAGCTCTCGACCTACGCCGACTTCATCGACACCTCGAAGAAACTCGTCGCGGCGGGAGTCTCCAAGGTCGCGATCCAGCCGGCGCCCACGAGCGAGTTCTTCCAGAGCCAGTTCGACTTCTATCCGCTCTATGCCGCGGCCACGGGCGGAAAGCAGATCGTCGCAGACAACAAGGCGACCTTCGCCACCCAGGACGGCTTCGACGTCGCCGACTTCTGGCAGACGATGTACAAGGACAAGCTCTCGAGCCCGGAGCAGTACACGGGAGACTCTTTCGCCTCTGGCAACTCGGCCATGGCCATCGTCGGCCCGTGGGCCGTCTCTGTCTACAAGGACGTGAACTGGGGCTCCGTGCCGGTTCCGACCAAGGATGGGATCGCGGCTGACAAGACGTGGACCTTCAGCGACGCCAAGAACATCGGCCTCTACTCCGCCTGCAAGAACCAGGGCACGGCGTGGGATGTCCTCAAGTTCTCGACCAGCAAGGCGCAAGACCAGAAGCTGCTGGAGATCACGGGTCAGATGCCGCTCCGCAGCGACCTGCAGACCACCTACGCGGACTACTTCGCGAAGAATCCCGCCTACCAGGCCTTCGGCGACCAGGCCTCCCGCACCGTCGAGGTCCCGCCGGGACCGAACACGGTCGAGATGCTTCGGACCTTCCGTGACGCCTGGACCAAGACAGTGGTCACGGGCGACGGAGATGTGAAGAGCGCCCTGAAGGACGCCGCGTCGAAGATCGACACGATCGCGAAGCAGAAGTAG